CGGTGCGCTCTTGACTCGCAGTCGTCTTGACAGCGTAGATTCCCATTAGACGCCACCACCTGCCGGGAGGAGGAGCATGATCGCGCCGATGACGAACCCGATCAGACCGACGAACAGGATTCCTGCACCGGCGATTTTCGCTACCTGCGAGAACTCCTCGGTCGTGGGTGTCGTCGCCATCTTCAGCACCCGGACGTACGAGGTGAGGTCGTAGGGGATATCCATATCTGTCTGTTCACAACGCGGCGTCTTTTATCTGTCTTTCGTGTTTTGCGGACTATCGGTTCGACCGGCCACGCCAGTCGCCCGTCCTGCTCGAGACCGTCGCTCGAGCTACCGGTCGACGTTGCATGCGACGGCCCGGGGGCCAAACCGTCGGAGCGCGAACGATCGGCTATGGCAGAGGACAACGTCGACCGCGCGAACGAACAGGAAGCGGAGCGCGAGGCCGAAATCGAAGCGGAACTCGAGCGCATCGACCGCGATCCGGACGAGGTCGACGACGGCGACGGCGACCTCGGCGCACAGAACGCGCCGCGGGAGGACGCGGAAGAACTCGAGGATCTGGAGGAGGCGGAACCGGTAGAAGCGGAAGAGGAAGAAGAGGAAGAAAAAACCTGAACGCCGAAATTCTGACCCGTCACTTTTCGACGAGACCTGGGATCTACTCGATCGCCGGCAGCACCTCGTCCTCGTAGAACTCGACGAACTCGGCCTGGTTCGAGCCGATCTGGTGGACGACGACGTGGTCGAAGCCGGCGTCGACGTACTCCCGGATCGTCTCGATGTGTTCGTCGGGATCTGACCCGCAGGTGAGCAGGTCCGCGATGTCGTCCTCGGAAACCGCTTCGGTGGCCTGCTCGAAGTGTGCCGTCGTCGGCAGTTCCCACATGAGATCGCCGGGCAGTCCCTCGATCGTCCAGTTCTCGTAGGCCTGCTCGATCGCTTCGGCCTCGTCTTCAGCGTAACAGACCCCGACTTCGCCGTAGCGGGGCTTGTCTTCGCCGCCGCCGGCTTCGAACGCCTCGATCAGGTCCTCGTCGGGCCGGACCGCGATGAGGCCGTCACCGAACTCGCCCGCGAAGCGCGCCGTCTTCGGTCCGTCGGCGGCGATCGGAATCGGCGGCGTCTCGTCGGGCAGCGTGTAGAGCCGCGCGTTTTCGACCGTGTAGTACTCGCCGTGGTAACTCGTCGTCTCGCCCTCCCAGAGGGCGCGGACGATCTCGACGGCCTCCTCGAGCATCTCGAGGCGGACCTCGTGTTCGGGCCACCGCTGACCGGTGACGTGCTCGTTGAGTTTCTCGCCGGTGCCGAGGCCGAGCGAGAACCCGTTGGGTGCCATCGTCGCGGCGGTGGCGGCCGCCTGCGCGACGATCGCGGGGTGGACGCGGATGATCGGGCAGGTGGTCGCGGTCCCCAGCGGGAGGTCGTCGACCGCCTGCGAGATTCCGCCGAGCACGTTCCAGACCAGCGGACTCTCGCCCTGGCTCGAGAGCCAGGGGTGGTAGTGATCGGAGATCAGCGCGAAGTCGAACGCCGACTGGTCGGCGAGACGGGCGTACTCGACGAGGTCGTTCGGGCCGTGCTCCTCGCAGATGAGTTTGTAGCCGACGTCGGTCATGTTACGACTGCGGGAACGGCGGCTGCTCGCCCGGCTCTCCACCCGGCTGACCGCCGATCGGGGGCTGCTGCCGGTCGAACTCCTGTCGCGCGGCGAGTTCCAGTTCGACGGTCTCGCGCTCGCCGTCGCGGACGACCTCGAGTTCGATCGTATCGCCGGGCGAGGTCTCGAGCGCCAGGTACGAGAGCAACTGGGCCTGGGTCGTCACCTCCTGGCCGTCGATGGCGACGATGACGTCGCCGCTTCCCGGCTGGCCCGCACTGGCCGGCTGCAACGCGCCGTCCGCGGGCGAGTTCGGGACGACCTGGGCGACGAGCACGCCGGTCGCCTCCTCGAGGCCGACCGTCTCCGCGATCTCCGGGCCGACGGGGACCACGCCGACGCCCATGTAGGAGTGCTCGTAGGTGCCGTCCTCGACGAGCGCGGGGACGACCCGGTTGGCGAGGCGCGCGGAGATCGCGAAGCCGATCGTCTGGCTCGCGCCGGCGAAGACGACTCCCACCACCTCGCCCTCGAGGTTCACCAGCGGGCCGCCGCTGTTGCCGGGGTTGATCGGCGCGTCGGTCTGGATCGTCGCCGGGATCGAGTTGCCGACCGGGCTCGGCAGGACCCGGTTCGTGCCGCTGACGATCCCCTGCGAGACCGAGGCATCGAGGCCCAGCGGGTTGCCGATCGCAAGGACCTCCTGCCCGATGGCGGGTTCGGACTCGACGAGCGACAGGGGTTCGGCAGAATCGGGCATGTTCTCGACGCTCAGCACGGCGATATCGCTGTACGGGTCCGTGCCGACGATCGACGCCGTCGCCCACTCCTGGTTGTTGAACTGGATCTCGATGCCGCCCTCGGTCGCGCCCTGCACGACGTGGTTGTTCGTGACGATGTACTGGTCGTCGACGACGAACCCGGAGCCGAGCCCGCCACCGCCGCCGCGACCGTCGGTCGGACCGAGGGACACGGTGACCAGCACGACGGAATCGATCGTGTTGCGGTACACTTCGGTGTACTGGCTCTCGGGGGCCGAGCTACCCTGGTCGTCCGACGGTTCCGCTCCGTCGCTCGAGTCGTCGGTTTCGTTCTGTGCGGCCGTACTCGCGGTCCCGACGCCGAGTATCGAGGCGGCGCCGGCGGCGCGGAGGAGTCGTCGTCGACTGACGTGATCTGGAGTCACGCCCGGAGCTACCCCGACGAGCGCCGTAAAACGGGTCCCGGAATTGTCAGCCGGTCGTATCGCGGGGTTCCGGACGAACGCCGGCCGGACGATCGGTAGAAGAAAACCGAAGCTTCGCGGGCCCGACGAAGCTACGCTTCGTCGAACAACGCTGAGCGAGGCTCAGCGAGTTTGACGTCGGCTTACGCCTCGTCAAACAACTCCTCACCGTCGACCATGTGCTCCTCGACGGTATCGAGATCGAGCGTCACGCCGAGGCCCGGTTCTTCCGGAATCTCGAGGTAGCCGTCCTCGATGAGGTCTTCTTCGACGAGGTCGCCCCACCAGCCGAGTTCGTAGGAGTGGTACTCGAGGGCCAGGGAGTTCGAAACCGCGGCGCCGACGTGGGCGCTGGCGACGGTGCCGACCGGCGAGGCGACGTTGTGCATCGCAACCGGCACGTAGTAGGTATCTGCCAGATCCGCGATCTTGCGGGTCTCGCGCATGCCGCCGACCTTGGGCATGTCCGGCGCGACGATGTCCAGCGCCTGTTCCTCGATCAGGCGACGCTGGCCGTGCTTGCGGTAGACGTTCTCGCCGACCGTGATCGGCGTCGTCGTCGACTGCGTGACCTCCTTCTGGACGTCGTGATTTTCCGGCGGAACGGGGTCCTCGAGCCACCAGACGTCGTACTCCTCGAGGCGTTCGGCGAGTCGCTTCGCGCTGCCGCCGGAGAAGGTCCAGTGGCAGTCGAAGGCGACGTCGGCGCGGTCGCCGACGCGCTCGGTGACCTTCTCGACGATCTCGGCCTTGTGCTCGATCTCGGGCTCGCGGAGATGGCGGTTCGCGCGGTCTTTCTCGTGGCCCGAGGGGACGTCGAGGTCGAACTTCAGGGCGTCGTAGCCGAGTTCCTCGACGACGCGTTCGGCCTCGTCGGCGCAGGCGTCGGGGTCGGCTTCCTCCTCGGTGTGGCAGTCGCAGTAGACGCGCATCTCGTCGCGGTACTTGCCGCCCAGCAACTGGTAGGCTGGGATCTCGAGGATCTTCCCCGCCAGATCGTGCAGCGCGACCTCGATGCCCGAGATGGCGGTGATGGTGACGCCGCCGATCGAGCCCTCGCCGGACATCTTCTGGACGAGGTGCTCGTAGAGCCGGTCGATGTCCAGCGGATTCTCGCCGACGATGAACGGCTTCATCCGCTCGATCAGTTCGGGAACGCCGGCGCCCCAGTAGGCCTCGCCGGTGCCGACGATGCCCGCGTCGGTGTAGATGCGGACGAGGGTCCACGGGAAGTTGCCGTCGACCATCGTCGTCTGGACGTCCGTGATCTCGACGTCGCGGTCGCCGCCGCGGTCGCGGGTCACGCCCATCGTTTCGGCCGAGAGGTCACGCATCGTATACTCGGCGTTCGGATCGTGCAACTGCGAGTAATCGACTCCCATGGGAGAATCCCTTACTCCGACAGTAGTAATAGTTTCTATCTCGTGAGTGAGTCGGCGGCTGAGGCGTTCGCGTCGGGGCTCGTCAGAGCGCCGAGAACTCGACGGCCGTCTTGATGACGCCGTCGCCGGTTTCGAAGGCCCGCTGGAACTCCTCGAGGCCGTAGACGCCGGTCACGAGGTCGTCGGTGAGCCACGTCGGCAGCTGCGAGAGGGTGTCGACGGCCGACTCGAAGTGGCCGCGGTGGGAGTTGACGGTCCCGAGCAGCGCCTTGTTGTGCAGGACCATCTCGCGGTGGAGCCGCCCGCCGTCGACCTCGAACTCCCAGGGCTCGGGGACGCCGAGGAGGACGCCGACGCCGTTGGGCGCGAGCGCGTCGACCGTCTCGAAGGCGTGCTTCGCGTAGCCGGTGGCCTCGTAGACGAAGTCGACCGACTCGTAGACCTCGGGAATCTCGGGAACCGGCGTCTCGCGCGAGTCGATGTACGTCGCGCCGAGGTCCTCGACGATGTCGATCGTCGGGTCCGGCCGATCCCGCCGCCCGAGACAGTAGGTCCGCTCGACGTCGAGGACGTCCGCGAACATCCCGAGCGTCAGCAGGCCGAGCGAGCCGTTGCCCAGCACCAGCGCCGACTCGAGGTCCCAGTCGAACGCCGAGCGGGAGGCGACGGCGTGTTCGATCGCCTTCTCGGAGATGCTGATCGGTTCCACGAGGAAGCCGAGGTGGGCGAACTCCTCGGGGATCGGAACGAGATACTCCGCCGGGCTGGTGAAGTACTCGGCCATGAACCCGTGGGCGCCGACGATCCCGCGCTCGACGTACTCGCCCTCGGGCGCCATGTCGGGTTCGCCGCGCTCGAAGTACTCGTTGTCCCGGCCGTTCGGCCGCCGTCGGACCGTCGGCACGACGATCTGGCCCTCCTCGAGGTCGGTCCCGTTCGGGTCTTCGACGACGCCGACGGCTTCGTGGCCGAGCACGAGTTGCGTATCGTCGTCCGGCACGTCGCCGTGGTGGCCCGCGATGACTTCGTGGTCGGTCCCGTCGACGCCCACGCGAAGGGTGCGCACGAGCGCCTCCCCGGCCGCTGGTTCGGGTCGGGGCCGTTCGACGAGCGTCGGTTCGCCGGCCCCCGGTTCGACTGCGATCGCTTGCATACCTCTCCCAAGGCTCGCCTCGAATAAAAGATTTACCTAGTCCGTAGTAAAGAATTCGAGAATAGAAATAGTCCCTTTTAGACGCTCTCGAGGCGTTAATCCGGTTCTACAGGTACAATTATCGAGTACGGGGGTGGTTCCCATGGGTCCGGTTCTGAGTGTACGGAGCGTCGAATCGGCGGATCATCGACGGGACCCGCGGCTACCGGTCGACGAGAACGAACCGACGGTTCATCGACCCGAACGAAAAGACTCGAGCCGGCGGGCCACTCACTCGCTGCGGGCGTCTTCGACGGCTTCGACGAACGATTCGGCGTGCTCCCGAACGCCGTCCATGTCGTCGTCCGCGATGGCGTCGTAGTCGATCAGCGCGCTGCCGGCGCCGACGGCGAGCGCGCCGGCCTCGAAGTAGTCGGCGACGTTGTCCGCGGCGACGCCGCCGGTCGGGATGATCTCGACGTTGCCTAGCGGCCCCTTGAGCGCGCCGATATGGTCCGGCCCGACCGTTGCGGCGGGGAACATCTTGAGAATGTCTGCGCCGGCCTCGAGGGCGGTGACCGCCTCCGTCGGGGTCATGACGCCGGGCGAGGCGAGCACGTTGTGGCGGTTGCAGGTCCGGATGATCTCCCGATCGACGTGGGGAGAGACGACAAAGGTCGCGCCCGCGTCGATCACCGACTCGGCGGTCGCGGCGTCGAGGACGGTCCCGGCGCCGACGACCACGTCGGGATCGGCCAGTTCCCGATCGACTGCGGCGATCTTGTCGCGGGCGTGAGGCTCGTCGGCCGTGATCTCGAGCGCGTCGACCCCACCCTCGTGGAGCGCGCGGGCGACGGGGACGATCCGCTCCGCGCTGATCCCGCGCATGACGGCGATAACGCCGCTCTCGACGATTCGCTCCTCGACCGTTCGTTTGTTGGTCATTGGCGACACCTCCATACGGAACCGAGGGTTCGCGTCCGAGTCGACCCGCGAGTCGCTGGGCGCAGTGCGTTCGCGTTCATCGGGTCGGCGTTCACCACCTACCCGCAAGAAGGTCGGGGCGGAATGCGCGTGCGAGCGAAAGCGGCCGCGCTACTCCTCGACCTCGAGCGGCCGAATCGTCACCGACTGCGCCTCGAAGTCCTCGAGGAAGGCGCCGGCGCCGCCGATCGTGTACCGCTCGCCGTCGACGTCGATCTCGAACGCGTTCTCGATCGGCACGGTCGACGTCGCGGGGCGAACGAGGCTCTGCCGGACGTCGACGACCTCGCCGGTCAGCGTCGACGGGAGGTCGCGGTCGCCGACCGGCGAACCCGTCACCGTCACCTCGAGCGGCGTATCCGTCGCCCGGTGGAGCGCGATCTGGAAGACCGCGTGGCGGAATCCCTCGTAGGTCGCGGGAAGGTCGGCCGCCGTCGTCACGTACCGTTCCTCCGCGATCGGCCAGTAGTTCGCCAAAAAGGAGCCGGCGAGGACGGGGACGAGTTGCTCCTGCGAGAGGGCGATCGCCTTCGTGTCGCTCGTCGAGGTCGTCAGCAGTTGGCTCGGCGAGAGCAGGCCGTGTCGGCGATCGACCGTCACCATCGTCGGGACGAGGGCGTTCCAGGTCCGAACCGTACTCGCGATGCCGGCGAGCGACGCCATATCGACGTCGCTGTCGGCCGTCCCGAGCAGGAGCAAGACGAGCACGCCCCGTTCGGCGGTCTCCTCGAGCGTTTCGCGGACCTGCGGCAGCACCGACGCGGGGATCGAGAGCGTGACCTCGGTCTCGGCCTCAGAAAGCAAGCTCTCGATGCGCTTCTGGACGGTCTGGCGGGATTTGATCACCTCGAACTGCTCGGTCGGTCGCTCGGTCGTCGTGTAGCGCGATCGCAACTCCGGTTCCATCTCCTCGACGCTGCGGGTGAGCCGGTCGACGACCGTCTCCGGGTCGACCGGGCGGATCACCGTCGGCACCGCGTGATCGTCCACCTCGACGAACCCGCGTTCCTCGAGTTCTTCGCTGATACTGTAGACGTAGCGCTTGGAGACGTCGGCGGCGTCAGCGATCGTGCTCGCTTTCGACTCTCCGTGGTCGAGAATCGCGAGATACGTGTCGATTTCCTTCTCGGAGAGGCCGAACCGCTCGAGGAGTCCGGCGAGCCCGTCTGTATCCATGAGTTCCCAGTGTGTGCCGGATTGTAGCGGCCGCTGAAAAAGATTCCCTGTTAGCCACGCTACCGGCCGTTCACGATCTAAAATAGGGAACACATATTACAACAAATTTTAATCGAAGAGGGTCATACGGGTGGGTACGATGAAACTACAAAGCGCCCTGAACGACGTTAAACGATCGCGGGGCGATCCCTGTCGGTTCCCCGGCGAACGCCGGTCAACCGCGGGACTGTTCTCGGGACTCGGCGACCGACTCGTTCACGTCGCGCCTGACGGTTCGATCAGGGACTACTCCTATCCGCTCTCCGGCTTGGTCGGTATCGAGCGGTCGCGGTTCGGCGTCGAAATCGACGGTACCGTCTACTGGCTCGAGGAGGGCGACCAGCGCTACATCGACGGGACGACCGTCGTCGAGACGGTCCACGAAATCGACGAGTGGACGCTTCGCCAGTACGACGTCACGGTCGGCACGCTGCATCTCACGTACTTCGAACTCGAGACCGGCGATGACGCCGCGTCGGCGGATGCGACGATTCACGCGTGTCTCGGATTCGCCCCCGAAGGACGGGTCTGTCGAACCGGCCAGCTTCGCCACGACGATGCCGTCGAGATTTATCACGATCGTGAGCGGGACTACGTGACTGCTTCGACGCCGCTCGAGATCGGCGGACAGGTTCCGCCGTACTTCGAGGATCTGCTCGATTCGGAGCCGACCGACCTTGCCGGCACCGATGGTGACGGGCGCTATGAGGAGACGCGACTCAGTCCGATCGCGACGGCCGAAATTGAACTGACCGGACACCACCCGAGCACGACGGTCGCAACGTTGCTAACCGACGCCGAGGAGGACGAGACACGAGCCGAGGCCCTCGAGCGCGTCCGTGCCGGGGCGGCCGACCACGACGACCGCGCGGCGATCCTCGAAGCGGACCGACGACAGGTTCGGGAGCGATTACCCGACGTAGCGGGGGCGACTGACGGTCGCGTCGACGGCATCGTCGAGGACCTGCGCGCGCTGTCGCTGCTGCGAGCGTCGAACGGCGCCCGGATCGCCGGCCCCGAGTTCGATCCGTTCTTCCGGTACTCCGGCGGCTACGGCTACACCTGGTTCCGTGACGACGCTGAAATCGCCGGTTTCCTACTGGCCGCGGATCGCGAGGCCGACCTCGGGCTCGAGGCGTGGCACCGGCAAAGCGCCCGGTTCTACGTCGAGACGCAACTCGCAGACGGCACCTGGCCACACCGCGTCTGGGCCCACAACGGCGAGATCGCACCCGGCTGGGCGAACGGTCGCCTCGAGGGCGACGCTGCAGGGACGGACTACCAGGCCGACCAGACCGCGAGCGTCGCGACCTTCCTCGCAACGTATCTCCGAGTCGTCGACGACGGGGACAACGCGGTCCGCGAGGCGCTGCTCGCGGCGCTCGACGGGCTCGACGCGACCCTCGCGGAGGACGGCCTGCCCGAACGCGTCCAGAACGCCTGGGAGAACATGACCGGCCGGTTCACCCACACCGCGGCGACCTACCTCGAGGCCTACGCCGCGATCGCGCGGGCGCCGATCGACGCCGAGTACCGGGAGCGAGCGGCCGAGAACGCGCGAGCCGTCTACGACGCGATCGATCGGCTGTGGGTGCCCGACCGGGAGTGTTACGCGCTGCGTCTCGACGGCGACGAACCGGACGAGCGCCTCGACGGCAGTACGTTCGCGCTCGCGTCCGCCCACGCCGAATACGCGGCACTCGAGGACGCGACGATCGACGACGAGCGGATCGAACGGCTCGTCTCTCACCTCGAGACGACGCTCGAAGGGCTCTACCGCGACCCTGACGGGCCGATCGAGGGCCTGGCGCGGTTCGAGGACGACCCGTGGCGCGTGAAAGAACAGGCCGAACCGAAGGTCTGGACGGTCACGACCGCGTGGGGCGCCCACGCGGCCGCCGAGTTCGGCGAGCTGCTCGCCGCTCGAGATCACGAAGCTGCCGACGCGTTCGACGAGTGGGCGCGAGATCTGCTCGCGCTTGTCGAACCGGGCGGGACGCTACGCGGAGACGGGGAGTACCTGCCGGAGCAGTTCTTCGACGACGGCACGCCCGACAGCGCGACACCGCTGGGTTGGCCTCACGCACTGCGGCTAACGACGGCGATCACACTGGAGGGCAGGGAGCCGGCCCGCGTCGAGGAGCCCCTCGATACGTAATCACGGCAATTCGACTCGTCTCCGCCGCGGGAATCCGCCGCGATTTACGATGCACCTGGCCGTCGATACCGAGACTACGACGCCGTTTTTCGGCGCGGACGCATTCGCTAGTGAGTATATTTAAGTGCGCATCTTTCAAGCAGATCGAATATGGCAATCCATCGTGAAGGAGTTCATCACAGATCTAAGAGCAGCTATGCGTACGCGTACGACGAGGAAACCGTTCACGTCCGACTCCGGACGATGCGCGGGGACGTCGCGGAGTGTACGCTCCTCCACGGCGATAAGTTCGACTGGCCGGACAGCGCGACCAGGACACGGATGGAACGGATCGGCCGCGACGAGCGGTTCGACTACTGGCAAGTCTCGGTCCGGCCGCCCCGCCGCCGACTCTGTTATGCGTTTCACCTGTCCGATGGCGACGAGTCGCTCTGGGTTACTGAGTGGGGATTCGAGTCGAAGCCGCTGTCGGAGTTGCCGACGGCCGGCGAACGGCGTCCGCTACACTACTTCGAGTACCCGTTCCTACATCCAACTGACGTCCACGACCCGCCGGAGTGGGTCTCCGATGCCGTTTTTTACCAAATCTTCCCCGAACGGTTTGCCAACGGCGATCCCGAGCGAAGCCCGGAATCCGTCGAAGAATGGGGTGGTGAACCGACGCTCGACAACTTCTTCGGCGGCGATCTACAGGGGATCATCGACAACCTCGACTACCTCGAGGATCTTGGGGTTTCGGCGCTCTATCTCACACCCATCTTCGAGTCGCGGTCGAATCACAAGTACAACACGACCGACTACACCAGCGTCGACCCGCACTTCGGTGACGAGGAAACGCTCCGGCAACTCACTGAACAGGCCCACGACCGCGGGATCCGCGTGATGTTGGACGCCGTCTTCAACCACTGCGGCCGGGAGTTCGAACCGTTTCAGGACGTCGTCGAGAACGGACGGGAGTCAGAATACGCCGACTGGTTCCACGTCCACGAGTTCCCGATCGAATTCGAGCCGCGACCGAACTACGATACCTTCGGGTTCGAAGCCTACATGCCGAAGCTCAATACCGAGAACCCCGAGGTGAAGGAGTACCTCCTCGACGTCGCGGCGTACTGGGTCGACGAGATCGGGATTGACGGGTGGCGTCTCGACGTTGCCGACGAGGTCGACCACGCGTTCTGGCGGGAACTCCGCGAGGAGGTGAAAGCGATCGATCCCGACGTCTACATTCTGGGCGAGATTTGGCACGACTCGCGGGCTTGGCTCCGCGGCGATCAGTTCGACGCGGTGATGAACTACCCCTTCTCCTACGCCGTCATCGATTTCCTGATCGAACGCGACCTCGACGCCGGGGAATTCGCGGATAAGGCGACGCGTTTCCTCGGGCGATATCCGGAGCAGGTCAACGAGGTTCTGTTCAACCTCCTCGGGAGCCACGATACGCCGCGATTGCTGTACCGTTGCGACGGCGACGAACGGCTCCTCCGGCTGGCGTTCCTGCTGCTGTTTACCTACCGCGGCACGCCCTGTCTCTACTACGGCGACGAGGTCGGCATGACCGGCGGCGACGATCCGGATTGCCGGCGACCGATGGTGTGGGACGAGGCCGAACAAAACACCGCGCTGCGGGAGTTCGTACAGCGATTGATTGTACTTCGAGACGACCACCGTCCGCTGCGCCGCGGTCGTATCCGGTTTGATCGAGAACGGACGACGTCGGACCTGCTCGTCTACCGACGGGCCGACGGCGACGAGACGGTGGGAATCGCGATCAATCGCGGCGACGATCAGGCGGTCGTCGAGCCCACCGACGAGCAGTGGGAGACGTTGCTCCGGACCGACGCCGATTCGGGCGGTGTGGACGCTGTTGACGGACGGATAGTAGTCCCGCCCCGCGGCGGAGTCGTCTGGCGATAACTGCCGACAGACCGTCACACTGCCGTTTTCCGATCAGGTTACGGAGCGAAAAGGCGGGCCCAAGAGCCGCCGATACGACGGTCGGGAGGCGACGAAAGGGGAGCGCCCGCTCGCTGTCAGCTTCGGAAGTCGTACGAGGGCGTATCGACGACGCCGTTCGGATCGGCGGACGTAGTGAACGTCCGATTATCGCCGCTTTCCCACGTTACGGTTCCGTCGTCAGCGATTTTGATGAACTTGAACTCGAGCGTCGTGTCGGTCGGCACGCTCGCTGGGAGGAACCAGTCGGGGTACTCCGGCGCGTGGAACGCCTCCGTGGCTTCTGTCGGTTCCCAGTTCCCGAGTTCCGCGATCGGCACTCGGTCGGCAGACAGGCACCGAGTCTGACTGCTGTCATACGCTACGAAATATTACATCCTAAATTAGCGAATTTAGAAAGAGTTATCTGACATCTTTCCATGGGTATGATCATAGATGGCACAGATTCGGCTGGAGAACCTTCGGAAGGAATACGGCAGGGAGGAGATCGTCGCCGTCGACGACCTGTCTCTCGATATCGAGGACGGGGAGTTCGTAACGGTAGTCGGACCGTCCGGATGCGGAAAGACGACGACGTTACGGATGATCGCCGGTTTGGAGCAACCGACTGACGGGTCGGTGTACATCGGGGACGAAGACGTCACCGACGTCCATGCGAAGAACCGCGACATCGCGATGGTGTTCCAGAACTACGCGCTCTACCCGCACAAGACGGTTTACGAAAACATGGCGTTCGGTCTTCGGATGAGCACCGATCTCTCGGAAAGCGAACGGCGCACTCGAGTCGAGGAGACCGCCGAGATGATGGACATCGACCACCTGCTCGAGGACACGCCGGACGAACTCTCGGGCGGACAGAAACAGCGCGTCGCGCTCGGACGGGCGATCGTGCGCGAGCCCGACGCCTTCCTGTTCGACGAACCGCTCTCGAATCTCGACGCGAAGCTCCGAACCAGCATGCGGACCGAGATTCAGCGTATTCAGAACGAACTGGACGTCACTTCGGTCTA
The DNA window shown above is from Halopiger xanaduensis SH-6 and carries:
- a CDS encoding bifunctional 4-hydroxy-2-oxoglutarate aldolase/2-dehydro-3-deoxy-phosphogluconate aldolase, giving the protein MTNKRTVEERIVESGVIAVMRGISAERIVPVARALHEGGVDALEITADEPHARDKIAAVDRELADPDVVVGAGTVLDAATAESVIDAGATFVVSPHVDREIIRTCNRHNVLASPGVMTPTEAVTALEAGADILKMFPAATVGPDHIGALKGPLGNVEIIPTGGVAADNVADYFEAGALAVGAGSALIDYDAIADDDMDGVREHAESFVEAVEDARSE
- a CDS encoding TrmB family transcriptional regulator, with amino-acid sequence MDTDGLAGLLERFGLSEKEIDTYLAILDHGESKASTIADAADVSKRYVYSISEELEERGFVEVDDHAVPTVIRPVDPETVVDRLTRSVEEMEPELRSRYTTTERPTEQFEVIKSRQTVQKRIESLLSEAETEVTLSIPASVLPQVRETLEETAERGVLVLLLLGTADSDVDMASLAGIASTVRTWNALVPTMVTVDRRHGLLSPSQLLTTSTSDTKAIALSQEQLVPVLAGSFLANYWPIAEERYVTTAADLPATYEGFRHAVFQIALHRATDTPLEVTVTGSPVGDRDLPSTLTGEVVDVRQSLVRPATSTVPIENAFEIDVDGERYTIGGAGAFLEDFEAQSVTIRPLEVEE
- a CDS encoding glycoside hydrolase family 15 protein; the protein is MKLQSALNDVKRSRGDPCRFPGERRSTAGLFSGLGDRLVHVAPDGSIRDYSYPLSGLVGIERSRFGVEIDGTVYWLEEGDQRYIDGTTVVETVHEIDEWTLRQYDVTVGTLHLTYFELETGDDAASADATIHACLGFAPEGRVCRTGQLRHDDAVEIYHDRERDYVTASTPLEIGGQVPPYFEDLLDSEPTDLAGTDGDGRYEETRLSPIATAEIELTGHHPSTTVATLLTDAEEDETRAEALERVRAGAADHDDRAAILEADRRQVRERLPDVAGATDGRVDGIVEDLRALSLLRASNGARIAGPEFDPFFRYSGGYGYTWFRDDAEIAGFLLAADREADLGLEAWHRQSARFYVETQLADGTWPHRVWAHNGEIAPGWANGRLEGDAAGTDYQADQTASVATFLATYLRVVDDGDNAVREALLAALDGLDATLAEDGLPERVQNAWENMTGRFTHTAATYLEAYAAIARAPIDAEYRERAAENARAVYDAIDRLWVPDRECYALRLDGDEPDERLDGSTFALASAHAEYAALEDATIDDERIERLVSHLETTLEGLYRDPDGPIEGLARFEDDPWRVKEQAEPKVWTVTTAWGAHAAAEFGELLAARDHEAADAFDEWARDLLALVEPGGTLRGDGEYLPEQFFDDGTPDSATPLGWPHALRLTTAITLEGREPARVEEPLDT
- a CDS encoding protein translocase SEC61 complex subunit gamma; translation: MDIPYDLTSYVRVLKMATTPTTEEFSQVAKIAGAGILFVGLIGFVIGAIMLLLPAGGGV
- a CDS encoding S1C family serine protease, which gives rise to MTPDHVSRRRLLRAAGAASILGVGTASTAAQNETDDSSDGAEPSDDQGSSAPESQYTEVYRNTIDSVVLVTVSLGPTDGRGGGGGLGSGFVVDDQYIVTNNHVVQGATEGGIEIQFNNQEWATASIVGTDPYSDIAVLSVENMPDSAEPLSLVESEPAIGQEVLAIGNPLGLDASVSQGIVSGTNRVLPSPVGNSIPATIQTDAPINPGNSGGPLVNLEGEVVGVVFAGASQTIGFAISARLANRVVPALVEDGTYEHSYMGVGVVPVGPEIAETVGLEEATGVLVAQVVPNSPADGALQPASAGQPGSGDVIVAIDGQEVTTQAQLLSYLALETSPGDTIELEVVRDGERETVELELAARQEFDRQQPPIGGQPGGEPGEQPPFPQS
- a CDS encoding TIGR03557 family F420-dependent LLM class oxidoreductase; translation: MTDVGYKLICEEHGPNDLVEYARLADQSAFDFALISDHYHPWLSSQGESPLVWNVLGGISQAVDDLPLGTATTCPIIRVHPAIVAQAAATAATMAPNGFSLGLGTGEKLNEHVTGQRWPEHEVRLEMLEEAVEIVRALWEGETTSYHGEYYTVENARLYTLPDETPPIPIAADGPKTARFAGEFGDGLIAVRPDEDLIEAFEAGGGEDKPRYGEVGVCYAEDEAEAIEQAYENWTIEGLPGDLMWELPTTAHFEQATEAVSEDDIADLLTCGSDPDEHIETIREYVDAGFDHVVVHQIGSNQAEFVEFYEDEVLPAIE
- a CDS encoding mandelate racemase/muconate lactonizing enzyme family protein, yielding MGVDYSQLHDPNAEYTMRDLSAETMGVTRDRGGDRDVEITDVQTTMVDGNFPWTLVRIYTDAGIVGTGEAYWGAGVPELIERMKPFIVGENPLDIDRLYEHLVQKMSGEGSIGGVTITAISGIEVALHDLAGKILEIPAYQLLGGKYRDEMRVYCDCHTEEEADPDACADEAERVVEELGYDALKFDLDVPSGHEKDRANRHLREPEIEHKAEIVEKVTERVGDRADVAFDCHWTFSGGSAKRLAERLEEYDVWWLEDPVPPENHDVQKEVTQSTTTPITVGENVYRKHGQRRLIEEQALDIVAPDMPKVGGMRETRKIADLADTYYVPVAMHNVASPVGTVASAHVGAAVSNSLALEYHSYELGWWGDLVEEDLIEDGYLEIPEEPGLGVTLDLDTVEEHMVDGEELFDEA
- a CDS encoding glucose 1-dehydrogenase, encoding MQAIAVEPGAGEPTLVERPRPEPAAGEALVRTLRVGVDGTDHEVIAGHHGDVPDDDTQLVLGHEAVGVVEDPNGTDLEEGQIVVPTVRRRPNGRDNEYFERGEPDMAPEGEYVERGIVGAHGFMAEYFTSPAEYLVPIPEEFAHLGFLVEPISISEKAIEHAVASRSAFDWDLESALVLGNGSLGLLTLGMFADVLDVERTYCLGRRDRPDPTIDIVEDLGATYIDSRETPVPEIPEVYESVDFVYEATGYAKHAFETVDALAPNGVGVLLGVPEPWEFEVDGGRLHREMVLHNKALLGTVNSHRGHFESAVDTLSQLPTWLTDDLVTGVYGLEEFQRAFETGDGVIKTAVEFSAL